ATCTCTACGGCGACGATCTGCTGCGGCTCAAGATGCGGGATTTCGACCGCGGTCGCGTCGAACTCATGATCGAGGTTGGCGACACCAAACGCGCTCACATGGCCGACCCCGACCACGTCTCCGACGCACCGGGTCGACCGCCGAACTTCGCCAAAATGATCCGGAACCGCCTCGGCGGGGCGGATTTTGCTGGTGTCTCCCAGTACGAATTTGATCGAATCTTGGTCTTCGAGTTCGAGCGACCCGACGCCAACACGACGATTGTCGCCGAACTGTTCGGACAGGGCAACATCGCAGTTCTGGACGAAGCCGGCGAGGTCGTCCAGAGCTTGGAGACGGTTCGGCTCAAATCCCGAACCGTCGCGCCCGGTTCCCAGTACCAGTTCCCCGACTCACGGCTCAACCCCTTGTCGGTCAGCTACGACGCCTTCGAGCGAGAGATGGAGGCCTCAACTACGGACGTCGTCCGGACACTCGCCACCCAACTCAACCTTGGGGGACTGTACGCCGAAGAGGTCTGTACCCGCGCCAACGTCGACAAAGAACTCGATATCGACGAGGCCGACGAGTCGACGTTTCAGGCCATCTACGACGTACTCGACAACCTCGCAACGCGTGTGAACGCCGGGGATTTCGAGCCGCGACTGTATCTCGACGAGGAGGCGGTTGTCGACGTCACTCCGTTCCCACTGGCCGAACGCGAAGCCGAGAATCTCGACGAGGAGGCCTACGACAACTTCAACGACGCCGTCGACGAGTACTTCTTCCGACTGGATCGTTCGGACGACGAGACCGACGACACCGAACCCACGACCAGCAAACCGGATTTCGAAAGCGAAATCGCCAAACAGAACCGCATCATCGAACAACAGCAGCAGGCCATCGAAGGCTTCGAGGAGCAGGCCGAGGCCGAACGCGAGAAGGCCGAAGCGCTGTATGCCAAATACGATCTGGTCGACGAGATCCTCTCGACCATCCAGACCGCCCGCGAGCAGGGCGTTCCATGGGATGAGATCGGCGAAACCTTGCAGGCGGGAGCCGAGCAGGGAATCCCGCAAGCCGAGGCTGTGGTGAACGTCGACGGCTCCCAAGGGACCGTCACGGTCGACCTCGGCGAAACACAGGCGACGATTGATGCGACCACCGGCGTCGAAAAGAACGCCGACGAGCTTTATAAAGAGGCCAAACGCGTCGAAGAGAAAAAGGAAGGCGCGAAGGCGGCTATCGAAAACACCCGTGAGGATCTCGAAGCTGCCAAAGCCCGGCGTGAGGCGTGGGATGCCGAGGATCAGGAAGACGAGGACGATGACAACGGAGTGACCGACGAGGACTACGAGGAGATGGACTGGACGGCCCGAAAATCGGTCCCGATCAAGCGAAACGAGCAGTGGTACGAGCGGTTCCGCTGGTTCCACACGACCGACGACTTCCTCGTCATTGCCGGCCGAAACGCCGACCAGAACGAGGAACTTGTCAAGAAGTATATGAGCCGCGGTGACAAGTTCTTCCACGCCCAGGCCCACGGCGCGCCGGTGACG
This sequence is a window from Halohasta litchfieldiae. Protein-coding genes within it:
- the rqcH gene encoding ribosome rescue protein RqcH, which codes for MDPKRELSSIDLAALVTELGRYEGAKVDKAYLYGDDLLRLKMRDFDRGRVELMIEVGDTKRAHMADPDHVSDAPGRPPNFAKMIRNRLGGADFAGVSQYEFDRILVFEFERPDANTTIVAELFGQGNIAVLDEAGEVVQSLETVRLKSRTVAPGSQYQFPDSRLNPLSVSYDAFEREMEASTTDVVRTLATQLNLGGLYAEEVCTRANVDKELDIDEADESTFQAIYDVLDNLATRVNAGDFEPRLYLDEEAVVDVTPFPLAEREAENLDEEAYDNFNDAVDEYFFRLDRSDDETDDTEPTTSKPDFESEIAKQNRIIEQQQQAIEGFEEQAEAEREKAEALYAKYDLVDEILSTIQTAREQGVPWDEIGETLQAGAEQGIPQAEAVVNVDGSQGTVTVDLGETQATIDATTGVEKNADELYKEAKRVEEKKEGAKAAIENTREDLEAAKARREAWDAEDQEDEDDDNGVTDEDYEEMDWTARKSVPIKRNEQWYERFRWFHTTDDFLVIAGRNADQNEELVKKYMSRGDKFFHAQAHGAPVTILKATGPSESAKDIDFPESTLEEAATFAVSHSSVWKAGQYAGDVYMVDPDQVSKTPESGEYIDKGSFVIRGDRTYFDDTAVDLAVGIQCEPQTRVVGGPTDAVDKNAATQIGLQPGKFAQNDMAKRCYRELKERFVDEGFVRKVASPDLIQEHLPAGGSQRVDQ